The Zestosphaera sp. genome includes a window with the following:
- a CDS encoding class I SAM-dependent methyltransferase: MTDDPSEDLSEYDVLTWYDELSGGYDELYLEEQLSKYRVLAGAVLLKSVTGNVRVVLDVGCGTGGLAAFLKSLGVIPFYVGLDLSPSMCESTRERLKNLSVLGDVVVGDLSSPPFRDRVADLVLSITVLTCRKSLESDVGSLSRMVRNGGYLIYTVLCSSGVFNVSDGLCGFSVRLSPRELLCVSLIHA, from the coding sequence TTGACTGATGATCCATCCGAGGATCTGAGTGAGTATGACGTGTTGACATGGTATGATGAGTTGAGCGGTGGTTACGACGAACTCTATCTGGAGGAGCAGTTAAGTAAGTACAGGGTGCTCGCTGGCGCGGTTCTGTTGAAGAGCGTTACGGGCAACGTCCGAGTAGTTCTAGACGTTGGTTGCGGCACAGGGGGCCTGGCGGCTTTCTTGAAGTCACTTGGGGTAATTCCCTTCTACGTTGGCCTGGATCTAAGCCCGTCCATGTGCGAATCGACTAGAGAGAGACTCAAGAACTTAAGCGTTCTGGGGGATGTTGTAGTGGGTGACTTGTCAAGCCCTCCCTTCAGAGATCGTGTAGCGGATCTAGTGCTGTCGATCACCGTGCTGACCTGCAGAAAGTCACTTGAAAGTGATGTGGGGTCCCTGAGCCGCATGGTCAGAAATGGAGGTTATTTGATATACACGGTCTTGTGCTCGTCAGGGGTCTTTAACGTTAGTGATGGTTTATGCGGCTTCAGTGTGCGGTTAAGTCCTAGGGAGCTCCTCTGCGTCAGCTTGATCCACGCCTAG
- the rqcH gene encoding ribosome rescue protein RqcH — translation MRIKRALSSLDVAVLTKELGAVLLGSRVDNVFQLSGDSLLLKLILRDGRHAFLVVEAGLRVCLTTHFISGSSSGRVVLFRRYLRGCTVTEVSQYAFERIMVLGLRGREGYLRLTAELLPRGVIVLTDPTGRILISTTDLKTKDRMIRPGVQYEYPPAFPDVRLVSSEEFATKVRDEEGDLGRVLVRVFGIPPEVVNEVLEESIRARSSRSLSTEELRFVQESLKSFISTVIENPKPIIVSCGGDYVSFHPFIPRKLGEGCNIHYFNTFNEAVDEFFVKVGREASDEVGGRSRVEITLSKARAEYEKLLKTYSELSEALRLVQENYALLEGVWLCVSSKVRGEGWGAVASCGIAGYDASTGVYRVDLEGKILNFTVVKDFKTQYFELVKELKSLESKLGRTKQSLEALEARLREAELRVEGRLRKKPLVRRFQWYHVFRWVVTRNGFLAIGGRDAGQNEKIIRKFLREGDIFMHADIHGAPVFLVFTGGAEPSEEDLLDVASLAASYSRAWRESLPSVDVFWVKGSQVSTAAPPGQYLPRGSFMIYGKKNFIKGVRLRISVGLQVIDGRYYEIVVGPAELLRGRCVALITLEPGDESPSKVAAEFIELIEKTDYLVEDLRVDEVVKHVPGPSKIVEVTTSKL, via the coding sequence GTGAGGATCAAGAGGGCTCTAAGCTCGTTGGATGTGGCCGTCCTGACTAAGGAGTTAGGTGCGGTGCTGTTAGGCTCAAGGGTGGATAACGTGTTCCAGTTGAGCGGTGACTCGCTACTTCTTAAACTTATTCTCAGAGATGGAAGGCACGCTTTCCTAGTGGTTGAAGCGGGTTTGAGGGTCTGTCTAACTACTCACTTCATTTCAGGCAGCTCTTCAGGCAGGGTCGTGCTCTTCAGACGTTACCTGAGGGGATGCACGGTGACTGAAGTCTCGCAGTACGCCTTTGAGAGGATTATGGTGCTCGGTCTCAGGGGGCGGGAGGGTTATTTGAGGCTCACCGCAGAGCTCCTACCTAGGGGAGTCATCGTACTTACGGACCCGACTGGAAGGATACTCATCAGCACCACAGACCTGAAGACTAAGGACAGGATGATAAGACCCGGTGTTCAGTATGAATACCCCCCAGCATTTCCTGACGTAAGGCTGGTTAGTAGTGAGGAATTTGCTACTAAAGTACGTGATGAGGAGGGGGACTTAGGCAGGGTTCTCGTAAGGGTTTTCGGAATTCCTCCAGAGGTAGTTAATGAGGTTCTGGAGGAAAGTATCAGGGCTAGATCGTCGAGGTCCTTAAGCACTGAAGAGTTGCGGTTCGTCCAGGAATCTCTTAAGTCATTCATAAGCACTGTCATCGAGAACCCTAAGCCAATCATAGTGTCCTGTGGCGGGGATTACGTCTCATTCCATCCCTTCATCCCTAGGAAGTTGGGAGAGGGTTGCAACATCCACTATTTCAATACATTCAACGAAGCGGTCGACGAGTTCTTCGTTAAGGTAGGTCGCGAGGCCTCTGATGAGGTGGGGGGGAGGTCGAGGGTGGAAATTACCTTAAGTAAGGCGCGCGCAGAGTATGAGAAGTTGCTAAAGACCTACAGTGAGTTAAGCGAAGCTCTGAGGCTCGTTCAAGAGAACTACGCTCTGCTGGAGGGTGTTTGGCTATGTGTATCAAGTAAGGTGAGAGGTGAAGGCTGGGGGGCTGTGGCTTCATGCGGCATCGCCGGGTATGACGCAAGTACCGGAGTCTACAGAGTAGATCTGGAGGGTAAGATCCTCAACTTCACTGTGGTGAAGGACTTTAAGACGCAATACTTTGAACTAGTGAAAGAGTTGAAAAGCCTGGAGAGTAAGCTAGGCAGGACTAAACAGAGTCTAGAGGCTCTCGAGGCGAGGTTGCGTGAGGCTGAGTTAAGAGTGGAGGGCAGGCTGAGGAAGAAGCCCCTGGTAAGAAGGTTCCAATGGTATCATGTCTTTCGGTGGGTCGTTACCAGGAACGGATTCCTAGCAATAGGGGGCAGGGACGCCGGGCAGAATGAGAAGATAATCCGTAAATTCTTAAGGGAGGGGGACATATTCATGCATGCCGACATTCACGGGGCGCCTGTCTTTCTCGTTTTCACTGGCGGTGCAGAACCCTCAGAGGAGGATCTGCTTGATGTCGCCTCCCTGGCAGCGTCATATAGTAGGGCGTGGAGGGAATCCCTCCCCTCAGTGGATGTTTTTTGGGTGAAGGGCTCCCAGGTAAGCACCGCAGCTCCACCGGGTCAGTACCTGCCCAGAGGATCCTTCATGATTTATGGTAAGAAAAACTTCATAAAGGGTGTTAGATTGAGGATCTCCGTAGGTCTTCAAGTTATTGATGGGAGGTACTATGAGATAGTCGTGGGTCCGGCCGAGCTACTGAGAGGTAGATGCGTTGCCCTGATTACACTGGAGCCAGGGGATGAGAGCCCGAGTAAGGTAGCTGCTGAGTTCATCGAGCTGATTGAGAAGACGGACTATTTGGTGGAGGATCTGAGGGTCGATGAGGTAGTTAAGCACGTGCCGGGCCCGTCTAAAATCGTTGAGGTCACAACCAGTAAGTTGTGA
- a CDS encoding CBS domain-containing protein: protein MSLKVGSLTHPNYPRVHPETPLTRARALMRDLSLRVVPVVREGGFLEGLLRREHVLGVASTKSDVLVSQVMENSPLVFKTDEDATKSFRAMIEFDEWYVPVVNESTGRYVGMLSLDSFLREVLSADVKTHEKRISEIMTTEVEYVSPEDFISRVWRKMLTLKYAGFPVVRGRDRVVVGIITQHDLLRKGYTRIELESESGPRVGPRVKEAMTSPAVTLKPYNKARDALLMMVKNDFGRVPIVNDIGVLVGIVDRSDLCNNYLGGL, encoded by the coding sequence GTGAGTTTGAAAGTTGGGTCTCTTACACATCCTAATTATCCTAGAGTGCACCCTGAAACTCCGCTTACGCGTGCTAGAGCCCTCATGCGTGACCTGAGTTTAAGGGTGGTTCCCGTGGTTAGGGAGGGGGGTTTCCTAGAGGGTCTTCTCAGGAGGGAGCACGTGCTCGGCGTGGCCTCGACTAAGTCCGACGTGTTGGTTTCTCAGGTCATGGAGAACTCGCCACTGGTCTTCAAGACCGATGAAGACGCTACTAAATCTTTCAGGGCTATGATTGAGTTTGACGAGTGGTACGTACCAGTGGTGAACGAGTCTACTGGGAGGTACGTTGGCATGCTTTCGCTTGATTCCTTCCTACGTGAGGTCCTGTCCGCTGACGTTAAAACTCATGAGAAACGCATATCCGAGATCATGACCACCGAGGTTGAGTATGTGAGTCCGGAGGATTTCATCAGTAGGGTCTGGAGGAAAATGCTAACACTCAAGTATGCAGGCTTTCCGGTCGTCAGGGGCAGAGATCGAGTGGTGGTCGGTATAATAACGCAACATGACTTGCTTAGGAAGGGTTACACAAGGATAGAGCTTGAGTCCGAGTCAGGGCCTCGCGTGGGGCCCAGGGTTAAGGAGGCTATGACCTCCCCGGCAGTGACTCTTAAACCATATAATAAGGCACGTGATGCGCTACTCATGATGGTTAAGAATGACTTCGGTAGGGTACCTATAGTCAACGACATCGGAGTCCTGGTGGGGATCGTTGACAGGAGTGACCTGTGTAATAATTATTTAGGGGGTCTGTGA
- a CDS encoding CBS domain-containing protein, protein MVKVYTPRRLREKNRWLRSDGRPNFKDRVYEREPELSPIVRRDVPSVNTSSTILRVCELMSKHNSRLISVASGGGEVVGVLTAMDLIDYLGGGPKHNLVKASGLDTIHEALNVPAGKVMHENPLKVDVNTPLYRVLELMVNYGLGAVPVTSNEMYVGVLTEFEIMKYLSIKYVGIPVCKVMSKEVITIPSTASLGEAMKMMVSLGIRRLPVIDGESLRGMITWKDVIDLIGTHKVYGMLKYGFLSELASLRIPDVMNTEVFVIDPQADLGEAASMIVKTATSSLLVVENGVVTGIITERDVIYGLVVG, encoded by the coding sequence TTGGTTAAGGTTTACACCCCACGTAGGTTGCGTGAGAAGAACAGGTGGTTGCGGAGTGACGGCAGGCCAAACTTTAAGGACAGGGTCTATGAGAGGGAGCCCGAGTTAAGCCCTATCGTTAGGAGGGACGTGCCGTCGGTGAACACCTCGTCCACGATACTTAGAGTGTGCGAGCTCATGAGCAAGCATAACTCGCGGTTGATATCGGTGGCTTCCGGAGGTGGTGAGGTGGTGGGTGTTCTCACAGCCATGGATTTAATAGATTATCTGGGCGGCGGGCCCAAACACAACTTAGTTAAAGCGTCCGGGCTAGACACCATTCACGAGGCCCTCAACGTCCCTGCTGGTAAGGTGATGCATGAGAACCCGTTGAAGGTTGATGTAAATACACCGCTCTATAGGGTGCTTGAGTTGATGGTCAACTACGGGTTGGGGGCGGTCCCAGTGACAAGCAACGAGATGTATGTGGGTGTGTTAACAGAGTTTGAGATAATGAAGTACCTCTCTATTAAGTATGTGGGCATTCCGGTGTGTAAGGTGATGAGTAAGGAGGTCATCACGATTCCCAGCACTGCCTCGTTGGGGGAGGCTATGAAGATGATGGTGTCTTTGGGGATCAGGAGGTTGCCGGTGATAGACGGTGAATCGCTGAGGGGTATGATTACGTGGAAGGATGTGATAGACTTGATAGGGACGCATAAGGTGTATGGGATGCTGAAATACGGGTTCTTGAGTGAGCTCGCATCATTGAGGATTCCGGATGTCATGAACACGGAGGTGTTCGTTATAGATCCTCAAGCAGATTTAGGCGAGGCTGCGTCGATGATAGTCAAGACTGCAACGTCGTCCCTGCTGGTGGTTGAAAACGGAGTGGTTACAGGTATAATAACTGAGAGGGACGTTATTTACGGATTGGTGGTTGGTTGA
- a CDS encoding CBS domain-containing protein, giving the protein MPPRVTSYMSSPVITAKKSDNLAHIRNLMIRHKIGKVVITEEDMETIYGIISKSDFVRILYNRKKYIKPLEMLFAYEIATTPVLAVRDNRTIKAVAQIMIKRNIGSLLVLDKDQKLIGIVTRADLVRAYAEKYHGRYEVKDFMNKSPPVVSLSHSIFYVIDLMNESGIGKVVVVEKDKPVGVVTKSDVMFMNIEGLLSTGRLKFIKKRGISGRGFEGVVRVYSLPIAGDVMTPDPITVKPNEDLSIAADIMTKNRIGTLPVVNEGGNLIGLLTKHDILNALKQV; this is encoded by the coding sequence ATGCCTCCCAGAGTCACATCATACATGAGTAGTCCAGTCATAACGGCTAAGAAGAGCGATAACTTAGCTCACATCAGGAATTTGATGATTAGACACAAGATAGGTAAGGTCGTGATCACTGAGGAGGACATGGAGACCATTTATGGTATAATAAGCAAGAGCGACTTCGTCCGTATACTATATAATCGGAAGAAATATATAAAACCCCTCGAAATGCTCTTCGCTTACGAGATAGCGACCACTCCAGTGCTGGCCGTTAGGGACAACAGAACCATTAAAGCAGTAGCTCAGATAATGATTAAGAGGAACATTGGTTCCCTACTGGTTCTAGATAAGGACCAGAAGCTCATAGGGATAGTGACTAGAGCCGACCTTGTGAGGGCTTACGCTGAGAAGTACCATGGCAGGTATGAGGTAAAGGACTTCATGAATAAGAGCCCGCCAGTGGTGTCGCTCTCCCACTCAATATTCTATGTGATTGACTTGATGAACGAGAGCGGGATAGGTAAGGTGGTCGTAGTTGAGAAGGATAAGCCTGTGGGGGTTGTGACGAAGTCTGACGTGATGTTCATGAATATAGAGGGCCTGCTCAGCACTGGCAGGTTGAAGTTCATCAAGAAACGTGGTATCAGCGGCAGAGGTTTCGAGGGCGTTGTCCGTGTATACTCGCTTCCAATAGCCGGTGACGTCATGACACCAGATCCCATAACCGTGAAGCCTAATGAGGACCTCTCAATAGCTGCTGATATCATGACTAAGAATAGAATAGGGACGTTGCCGGTGGTTAATGAAGGAGGCAACCTCATAGGACTGCTGACCAAACATGATATCCTCAACGCCCTGAAGCAGGTGTAG
- a CDS encoding CBS domain-containing protein: MDSLLLVKEVASKEFLKVSKNESLVSLIKEMGRRGTDRALIYREGLPEGIVTKKDIVTKVATSRVRRYPVSVLHVSSVMNSPLITVKGEVLLNKAANIMIEKNISSLPVLEGRDVVALLTKWDIAKALSRVPIPLSEIMTRDVTTIKDTNSILVARKLMVEEGYSSLPVTSEEDRVVGIITLDEILDALVSLMNVVGDSGSKTSLKNVTVRDVMRPLIPALSAEDTVGTAASLMLERHVRAVIIMSREGLVKGIATLTDLTRYVARMGV, encoded by the coding sequence ATGGATTCTCTACTCCTAGTTAAGGAGGTAGCTTCGAAGGAGTTTCTAAAGGTAAGTAAGAACGAGTCTCTGGTAAGTTTAATCAAGGAGATGGGTAGGAGAGGCACCGACAGAGCGCTGATATACAGGGAGGGCCTCCCTGAGGGTATAGTCACTAAGAAGGACATAGTTACTAAAGTTGCCACCAGTAGGGTGAGGAGGTACCCGGTGTCAGTGTTGCATGTGTCCTCCGTGATGAACTCGCCATTAATAACTGTTAAAGGGGAGGTGCTTCTGAACAAGGCTGCCAACATCATGATTGAGAAGAACATAAGCAGTCTCCCAGTGCTTGAGGGTAGGGACGTGGTTGCCTTGCTGACAAAGTGGGATATCGCTAAAGCGCTTAGCAGAGTCCCCATACCGCTCTCGGAGATCATGACCCGGGACGTGACTACAATCAAAGACACTAACTCCATACTTGTAGCCAGGAAGCTGATGGTGGAGGAAGGCTATTCTTCACTTCCAGTGACCAGCGAGGAGGATAGGGTGGTAGGGATTATAACCCTTGACGAGATCTTAGATGCGCTTGTCAGCTTGATGAACGTAGTTGGAGATTCTGGCTCTAAGACCTCCCTGAAGAACGTGACGGTGAGAGACGTCATGAGGCCTTTAATCCCTGCATTAAGCGCGGAAGATACCGTAGGAACGGCGGCATCGTTAATGCTTGAGAGGCACGTCAGAGCCGTCATCATCATGAGCCGTGAGGGTCTAGTTAAAGGTATAGCGACCTTAACGGACTTAACGCGTTATGTTGCCAGAATGGGCGTCTGA
- the deoC gene encoding deoxyribose-phosphate aldolase encodes MLKSINSRIDQTMLKHDKDIDEYLRFAEESDKYSFRALVVPSTVVHHITPVVRTSVAGVAGFPYGYHPVSAKVKEIELIGSAGGKEVDVVLNIVNVKSKRFEEVDAEVRELVESARSVGLGIKIIVETSALTDEELARVCEILLRHRPDFIKTNTGFGSRGVSPRDVVLIKKLVGGELRIKASGGVRNAMEALNLVLLGADVIGTSSGVEIIKDRDRILELILTQGGNAAPEPGRGTRSD; translated from the coding sequence GTGCTGAAGAGCATAAACTCCAGAATAGATCAGACAATGCTCAAGCACGACAAGGACATCGATGAGTATCTGAGGTTTGCCGAGGAATCCGATAAATACTCGTTCAGAGCCCTGGTAGTCCCCTCCACAGTAGTTCACCATATAACGCCTGTCGTCAGGACCTCAGTAGCAGGGGTGGCAGGCTTCCCCTACGGCTATCACCCGGTGAGTGCCAAGGTAAAGGAGATTGAACTCATAGGAAGCGCTGGGGGGAAGGAGGTGGATGTAGTCCTAAACATCGTCAACGTGAAGTCCAAGAGATTTGAGGAAGTCGACGCTGAAGTGAGGGAGTTAGTCGAGAGTGCGAGGAGCGTAGGTTTAGGTATTAAGATTATAGTTGAGACCAGTGCTTTAACAGACGAGGAACTTGCTAGGGTGTGTGAGATATTGCTGAGACATAGGCCGGACTTCATAAAGACGAACACAGGCTTCGGCTCAAGGGGCGTCAGCCCTAGGGACGTGGTCCTTATCAAGAAGTTGGTCGGCGGAGAACTCAGGATTAAGGCGTCAGGAGGCGTAAGGAACGCTATGGAAGCCCTCAATCTTGTGTTGCTTGGGGCTGATGTGATAGGGACAAGCTCGGGGGTGGAGATAATTAAGGACAGAGATAGAATATTGGAGCTGATCCTCACACAGGGTGGGAATGCCGCACCTGAGCCCGGGCGTGGAACTCGATCCGACTGA
- a CDS encoding DNA topoisomerase VI subunit B, with protein sequence MDEVLSVEKFRALSPSEFFYRNKEIAGFSNPARALYQTVRELVENALDATDTHYILPDVKVIVKSEGPGVGGVDVKADAGESYEGNLYSIQVEDNGIGLPPQHVPKAFGQLLYSSKYVLRQSRGMFGLGAKMAILYGQITTGRPAEIITSQILSKKIYYFKVSIDIASNSPLIHEYSILSKNTDWHGTAVKVYLIGDWQRSKQKVYDYLKRTAVIAPYANIYFEDPDGDIVMFKRSTEEMPAPPREVKPHPYGVDIELLKRMLSDTTAGTLKDFLIKEFQNVGESTALKIVEAAGLKPDLKPSEVSINDIAELIKGVKAVKIKAPSGRHLSALGEKLIEIGLRETLRPEFAAATTRNTNVYEGHAFVVEAGIAYGGKIPLSESPILLRYANKIPLLYDESADVMRKVIDRIEWNRYGAPRPSPLAVLIHICSTKVPYKGVGKEAVADVPEVEKEIELAVRDVARKLKAYLSMKAKEYEEAERAVSIAKYIPDVTRALLKLSDGKVRQEDVERELLNLLNRKLTLLKIKSLKDVVIEVS encoded by the coding sequence ATGGACGAGGTATTAAGCGTTGAGAAATTTAGAGCGCTATCGCCTTCAGAGTTCTTTTACCGCAACAAGGAAATCGCCGGCTTCAGCAATCCTGCGAGAGCCCTGTACCAGACTGTGAGGGAACTGGTCGAGAACGCGCTCGACGCCACGGACACTCACTATATACTCCCGGATGTGAAGGTGATAGTGAAGTCCGAAGGCCCTGGAGTTGGGGGTGTGGACGTTAAGGCCGATGCGGGCGAGAGCTATGAGGGAAACCTGTACAGCATCCAAGTTGAGGACAACGGGATCGGCCTGCCACCGCAGCACGTGCCGAAAGCCTTTGGGCAACTACTATACAGCTCTAAGTACGTCCTAAGACAGTCGCGGGGCATGTTCGGCTTAGGCGCTAAGATGGCCATCCTATACGGGCAGATAACTACTGGAAGACCTGCAGAGATAATCACGTCACAGATACTGTCTAAGAAGATCTACTACTTCAAGGTAAGCATAGACATAGCTAGCAACTCCCCCTTAATTCATGAATACTCTATTCTTTCCAAGAACACGGACTGGCACGGGACCGCCGTTAAGGTTTACCTGATAGGAGACTGGCAGAGGTCTAAGCAGAAGGTCTACGACTACCTCAAGAGAACTGCCGTGATAGCGCCGTATGCTAACATATATTTCGAGGATCCTGATGGCGACATAGTTATGTTCAAGAGGTCGACGGAGGAGATGCCGGCACCGCCGCGCGAGGTCAAACCACATCCCTACGGGGTTGACATTGAGTTACTTAAGAGGATGCTCTCCGACACTACTGCCGGCACTTTGAAGGACTTCCTTATTAAGGAGTTCCAGAACGTTGGAGAATCCACGGCGCTGAAGATAGTGGAGGCTGCGGGACTTAAGCCTGACCTCAAACCATCCGAAGTAAGCATAAACGACATAGCGGAGCTCATTAAAGGTGTTAAAGCCGTTAAAATTAAAGCACCGTCAGGCAGGCACCTCTCGGCACTAGGTGAGAAGTTGATAGAGATCGGTTTGAGGGAAACGCTGAGGCCTGAATTCGCGGCGGCGACAACTAGAAACACCAACGTTTACGAAGGACACGCGTTCGTGGTTGAGGCTGGGATAGCCTACGGCGGTAAGATACCGTTATCGGAGAGCCCCATACTGCTTAGATACGCTAACAAGATACCTCTCCTCTACGATGAGTCGGCGGACGTTATGCGCAAAGTCATCGACAGGATTGAGTGGAACAGATACGGCGCTCCAAGACCGTCACCTCTGGCGGTGTTAATACACATATGCAGTACGAAGGTACCTTATAAGGGCGTGGGTAAGGAGGCCGTCGCCGACGTCCCTGAGGTGGAGAAGGAGATAGAGCTAGCAGTGAGGGATGTAGCGAGGAAGCTGAAAGCCTACCTTTCCATGAAGGCGAAGGAGTATGAGGAAGCTGAAAGGGCTGTGAGCATAGCTAAGTACATACCGGACGTCACCCGCGCGCTCCTCAAACTTTCTGACGGTAAGGTTAGGCAGGAGGACGTGGAGAGGGAGTTACTGAACCTACTTAACAGGAAACTCACTCTACTTAAGATCAAGTCCCTTAAGGATGTCGTGATTGAGGTGAGTTAA
- a CDS encoding deoxyhypusine synthase, translating to MNGQGGVRDVRLWKGMLVQDLVRLYGDIHGFTASSLYEACEVLREGVKRADLKFLSFTGNLVATGLRGVIAQLIDEGFFNVVITTCGALDHDIARSVGGSYLKGSLDADDVRLEEEGIHRLGNIFIPKDSYGPPVEAFVQNLMRKASLMKEEWGVRELATLAGEELRGVTNSILGAASRRGVPIYVPGVVDGAFGTSLFIQSQFTRFRLNLLKDMKELSDLVFQSRVSLALVLGGGISKHHTIWWNQFKGGLDYAVYVTTAVEWDGSLSGARSKEAISWGKIKPNARHVTVYGDATLILPLLATCMIDST from the coding sequence TTGAATGGTCAGGGCGGAGTTAGGGACGTAAGGCTCTGGAAGGGGATGCTCGTACAGGATTTAGTAAGGCTCTACGGCGATATACACGGGTTCACGGCATCTAGCCTTTACGAGGCGTGTGAGGTGCTTAGGGAAGGCGTCAAGAGAGCTGATCTGAAGTTTCTTTCATTCACAGGCAATTTAGTAGCTACTGGGCTTAGGGGGGTTATAGCCCAGCTGATAGATGAAGGGTTCTTCAACGTGGTGATCACCACTTGCGGCGCTCTAGATCACGATATAGCTAGATCTGTAGGCGGCTCCTACCTGAAGGGCTCCCTGGACGCCGATGACGTGAGGCTTGAGGAGGAGGGGATTCACAGGTTAGGCAATATCTTCATACCTAAGGATTCATATGGACCCCCTGTTGAGGCGTTCGTCCAGAACCTAATGCGCAAGGCTTCCCTCATGAAGGAAGAGTGGGGCGTGAGGGAGCTCGCTACGTTGGCAGGCGAGGAGTTGAGGGGCGTGACCAACTCTATACTGGGGGCTGCCAGCAGGAGGGGGGTTCCCATATATGTGCCCGGCGTGGTCGATGGAGCATTCGGAACCAGCCTCTTCATACAGTCGCAGTTCACTAGGTTTAGGTTGAACCTACTGAAGGATATGAAGGAGCTCTCCGACCTGGTCTTCCAATCCAGGGTCAGCCTAGCGTTGGTTCTTGGGGGAGGTATAAGTAAGCACCATACGATCTGGTGGAATCAGTTCAAAGGCGGTCTGGACTACGCTGTCTACGTAACCACCGCTGTCGAATGGGACGGTAGCCTCAGCGGGGCTAGAAGTAAGGAGGCCATAAGCTGGGGTAAGATAAAGCCTAACGCAAGGCACGTGACTGTCTACGGCGATGCTACACTCATACTCCCGTTGCTGGCGACCTGCATGATCGACTCCACGTGA
- the hisS gene encoding histidine--tRNA ligase, producing MKIPLEPVRGMRDLTPPESDCLEYLGSTFANVASKYGYELVILPTVEFFELFAIKSGPEIKRSMYVFADKGGRQVCLRPEFTAGVARAYLRLMRNRPKPVKLFYVGSAFRYEEPQAGRYREFFQAGVEYLGDSSIYADIELLLLIRDYYRAVGLTGYKVKMGTIAIYRNLFSEWGIPEETQDLIIHYLDKRQLDDALKLVKRYSMSGAPIIEELSTVSSPEPDEIRNLVDRVGLSRESLEEVERLIKVLEIVKGLGVSEPYIDLGFARGLAYYTGFIFEITVPDAGFSIGGGGRYDKLVSLYGSEDLPATGFALGLDRQLLVLRSKGWSPPRRYVKTALIVLDADITYVDRVATTFRELGHSVDVKVTTKKRMSDVLSDVSGGDYEYAVFIGEKEVKEGLVSVKNLRRKAQKVLRLEGLNAGDLP from the coding sequence ATGAAGATCCCGCTGGAACCGGTTAGGGGAATGAGGGACTTAACGCCTCCTGAGTCAGACTGTCTGGAGTACCTTGGGAGCACCTTCGCGAACGTTGCCAGTAAGTACGGATATGAGCTGGTCATCCTGCCTACAGTGGAGTTTTTCGAACTGTTCGCCATCAAGTCAGGCCCCGAGATTAAGAGGAGCATGTATGTGTTCGCCGATAAGGGAGGACGGCAGGTTTGCCTGCGACCTGAATTCACAGCAGGGGTTGCCAGGGCTTACCTCAGGTTAATGCGCAATAGACCGAAGCCTGTTAAGCTCTTCTACGTCGGGTCAGCGTTCAGGTACGAGGAGCCCCAAGCAGGTAGGTATAGGGAGTTCTTCCAGGCGGGTGTGGAGTATTTAGGCGACTCATCCATCTATGCAGATATTGAGTTACTACTCCTGATAAGAGACTACTACAGGGCGGTAGGTCTCACAGGCTACAAGGTGAAGATGGGGACGATAGCGATCTACAGGAACCTCTTCAGTGAGTGGGGAATACCTGAGGAGACTCAAGACCTAATAATACACTACCTCGACAAGAGGCAACTGGATGACGCGCTGAAGCTTGTTAAGCGGTATAGCATGTCAGGCGCCCCAATAATCGAGGAGCTGAGCACGGTGAGCTCCCCGGAGCCTGATGAGATCAGAAACCTCGTGGATCGAGTTGGATTAAGTAGGGAGTCCCTCGAGGAGGTGGAGAGGCTTATTAAAGTGTTGGAGATCGTTAAGGGTCTCGGCGTTAGCGAGCCCTACATAGACTTAGGCTTCGCCAGAGGACTAGCGTACTACACAGGCTTCATATTCGAGATAACGGTTCCCGACGCGGGCTTCAGCATAGGGGGTGGCGGTAGGTACGATAAGCTAGTCTCGCTATACGGTAGTGAGGATCTACCTGCCACGGGCTTCGCCCTAGGACTGGATAGACAGCTCCTTGTGCTCAGGAGTAAGGGCTGGAGCCCGCCCAGGAGGTACGTCAAGACCGCCCTGATAGTCCTCGATGCGGACATAACATATGTGGATAGAGTAGCAACTACGTTTAGGGAGCTCGGGCACTCCGTGGACGTTAAGGTAACCACTAAGAAGAGAATGAGCGATGTCCTAAGTGATGTCTCAGGAGGGGATTACGAGTATGCAGTCTTCATAGGGGAGAAGGAGGTCAAGGAAGGGTTGGTTAGTGTGAAGAACCTGAGGAGGAAGGCCCAGAAAGTTCTCAGGCTGGAAGGACTTAACGCGGGTGATCTTCCTTGA